Proteins encoded together in one Halomicrobium urmianum window:
- a CDS encoding type IV toxin-antitoxin system AbiEi family antitoxin domain-containing protein — MGTIEQTQNIRQGLSTRESRLLARLAGAGHQIISVDDIETTLEVPPNTAREIASRLTEKGWLDRLFPGTYLIIPLTAGEEAVYTTHEYLIAAHVSEPMYIGYYSALSHHRLTEQVPRTVYVVTPTRAQSREIHGVPYRVTTVTERKFFGCEPTSVEGTTVQVSDLEKTLVDCADHPEFCGGLRELATAMRTADEQGCTWDIVGEYLERLDNGAATKRIVYLADQLDIDIPAREELVTSFTSGYSLLDPTQPETGSTDSTYRLRINITPAQLEATES; from the coding sequence ATGGGTACAATAGAACAAACGCAAAATATACGCCAGGGTCTCTCGACTCGAGAAAGTCGACTCCTTGCACGACTCGCTGGCGCGGGTCACCAGATCATCTCCGTCGACGACATCGAGACGACGCTGGAGGTCCCCCCAAACACCGCCCGCGAGATCGCCTCCCGGCTCACCGAGAAGGGCTGGCTCGACCGGCTCTTCCCGGGCACGTATCTCATCATTCCACTCACAGCCGGCGAGGAGGCCGTGTACACCACCCACGAGTACCTCATCGCCGCCCACGTCTCCGAGCCGATGTACATCGGCTACTACAGCGCCCTCAGCCACCACAGGCTGACCGAACAGGTTCCCCGGACGGTGTACGTCGTCACGCCGACCCGAGCGCAAAGCCGAGAGATCCACGGTGTCCCGTACCGCGTCACGACAGTCACCGAGCGGAAATTCTTCGGCTGTGAGCCGACATCGGTCGAGGGCACGACCGTTCAGGTCAGCGACCTAGAAAAGACGCTGGTCGACTGTGCGGACCACCCCGAGTTCTGTGGAGGCCTTCGGGAACTTGCGACCGCGATGCGCACCGCCGACGAGCAGGGCTGTACCTGGGACATCGTCGGCGAGTATCTCGAACGCCTCGATAACGGCGCCGCAACCAAGCGAATCGTCTACCTCGCCGACCAGCTCGACATCGACATCCCCGCTCGCGAGGAGCTCGTCACGTCGTTCACGAGTGGATACTCGCTGCTGGACCCGACGCAGCCAGAAACGGGCTCGACCGACAGTACGTATCGCCTCCGGATCAACATCACGCCAGCCCAACTGGAGGCGACGGAGTCCTAA
- a CDS encoding ArdC-like ssDNA-binding domain-containing protein — MATTSDSSVSFDQTDTRSDEMNSTIEQWIDDLVAGVDDAQASEEFQEWLDVQSRFHDYSYRNTLLIKRQCPEATRVAGYRTWQEEFDRHVTEGESAIWIWAPIITTQCPECENSPSYHEDSDCEYDETPPEKWSEGLVGFKPAPVFDVSQTEGEPLPDLDTEATGDPDDLVEQLTAAADELGVTVRIIPAEEWTHGEAKGICEQLSLVDMQPRVEARDRENEADLARTLIHEYAHALLHFDVDTERAKREVEAEAVAYVVGRYCGLDTSGSAFYLAAWESDDPEIVRDRLDRISSTVEELIDVLEDGA; from the coding sequence ATGGCTACGACTAGTGACTCGTCGGTCTCCTTCGACCAGACCGACACGCGATCAGACGAGATGAACAGCACTATCGAACAGTGGATCGACGACCTCGTCGCCGGCGTCGACGACGCGCAGGCCAGCGAAGAGTTCCAAGAGTGGCTCGATGTCCAGAGTCGTTTCCACGACTACTCCTACCGGAACACGCTCCTGATCAAGCGGCAGTGTCCCGAGGCGACTCGGGTGGCGGGCTACCGGACGTGGCAGGAAGAGTTCGACCGCCACGTCACGGAGGGGGAGTCGGCCATCTGGATCTGGGCGCCGATCATCACCACGCAGTGCCCGGAGTGCGAGAACTCGCCGAGCTACCACGAGGACAGTGACTGTGAGTACGACGAGACGCCGCCCGAGAAGTGGTCGGAGGGCCTCGTCGGGTTCAAGCCTGCGCCGGTGTTCGACGTCTCCCAGACCGAAGGTGAGCCGCTTCCCGACCTGGACACGGAAGCGACCGGGGACCCCGACGACCTCGTCGAACAGTTGACTGCCGCCGCTGATGAACTCGGTGTGACGGTGCGAATCATTCCAGCCGAGGAGTGGACCCACGGCGAGGCGAAGGGCATCTGCGAGCAGCTGAGTCTCGTCGATATGCAACCGCGGGTTGAGGCGCGTGATCGGGAGAATGAGGCCGACCTTGCGCGGACACTAATTCACGAGTACGCACACGCCCTGCTCCACTTCGACGTCGACACCGAGCGGGCGAAACGCGAAGTCGAGGCCGAAGCCGTCGCGTACGTCGTCGGGCGCTACTGCGGGCTCGATACTAGCGGATCGGCGTTCTACCTCGCTGCGTGGGAGTCGGACGATCCCGAGATCGTTCGCGACCGTCTCGACCGGATCAGTTCCACAGTAGAAGAGCTCATCGACGTGCTCGAAGACGGCGCTTGA
- a CDS encoding DUF6610 family protein — MSLDLSPDSSTASDIAAARQADRIAFLHRAPFVADALALGFLPGFREDCGYQADQYLNLEIPVGMLDNDFRNPDLERFVDRFFEHEPQVGVIGDIYEPDAVDAHVAAAREIQASYPEAELIVVPKSRAVIDAIPETLVLGYSRGYADRLAHEFSDPADWRGWRVHILGGSPPKQLDAIRQLTRPTLTDEPPADIVGVDWNGLHRGAQFGEFWTADGWDDSGRDADHVTVRKTVRHSLVRVREFWQQHGVWPESTPEDEGLTVEYEGPSPADLEDAACTECGTNVWQTRRGPYVAEYDTGAICGYCSYECYFSHRHRNNLEEIAGEQSVYLPSA, encoded by the coding sequence ATGTCCCTCGATTTGAGTCCAGACTCCAGCACGGCTAGCGACATCGCTGCCGCCAGACAAGCAGACCGGATAGCGTTCCTGCATCGAGCCCCATTCGTCGCTGATGCGTTGGCCCTCGGATTTCTCCCTGGGTTTCGAGAAGACTGTGGGTATCAAGCAGACCAGTACCTGAACCTCGAGATTCCTGTGGGGATGCTCGATAACGACTTCCGCAATCCCGACCTGGAACGATTCGTCGATCGCTTCTTCGAGCACGAGCCACAGGTCGGTGTCATCGGCGACATCTACGAACCAGATGCCGTCGACGCCCACGTCGCTGCCGCTCGCGAGATCCAAGCGAGCTACCCCGAGGCCGAGCTCATCGTCGTTCCGAAGTCGCGGGCGGTGATCGACGCGATCCCCGAGACCCTCGTCCTCGGGTATTCACGGGGATACGCCGACCGGCTGGCCCACGAGTTTTCCGATCCAGCTGATTGGAGAGGGTGGCGCGTCCATATCCTCGGTGGGAGTCCGCCCAAGCAGCTCGACGCCATTCGACAGCTGACTAGACCAACACTCACGGACGAGCCACCAGCGGACATCGTCGGCGTCGACTGGAACGGGCTACATCGTGGCGCACAGTTCGGCGAGTTCTGGACGGCCGACGGCTGGGACGACAGCGGTCGCGACGCCGACCATGTCACCGTCCGAAAGACGGTGCGTCACAGCCTCGTCCGCGTCCGCGAGTTCTGGCAGCAACACGGAGTCTGGCCTGAATCGACACCGGAAGACGAGGGGCTGACCGTCGAGTACGAGGGTCCGAGTCCTGCCGATCTCGAGGACGCCGCCTGTACCGAGTGCGGGACGAATGTCTGGCAAACTCGCCGCGGCCCGTACGTCGCCGAATACGATACCGGCGCAATCTGTGGATACTGCAGTTACGAGTGCTACTTCAGCCACCGTCATCGGAACAACCTGGAGGAGATCGCCGGCGAGCAGAGCGTCTACCTCCCGTCGGCGTGA
- a CDS encoding DUF6166 domain-containing protein: protein MTTTYIGRRRQGELVVIRLPEGTELTPERSLGLVTHSPRGFEVGYRGSGPAQLACGLLLDYYDDAQVAREHYIAFRNRVISQLRCDGPAASWHLTGEEIDAAMATITEDVVALPDGGGPSPTLPENWRTVTRPDRRVFQRADRDHYIVLGEGTDGWLAVLCSQGDRAYPAPLASRTVSDDADVEQAIRALVDESNDLIEPSEGEC, encoded by the coding sequence ATGACGACTACGTATATCGGCCGACGGCGACAGGGAGAGTTAGTCGTCATTCGGCTCCCCGAGGGCACAGAACTCACACCCGAGCGGAGTCTCGGTCTCGTCACCCACAGTCCGAGGGGGTTCGAAGTCGGGTACCGAGGCAGCGGGCCCGCACAGCTCGCCTGCGGGCTCCTCCTCGATTACTACGACGACGCCCAGGTCGCCCGAGAACACTACATCGCATTCCGGAATCGCGTGATCAGCCAGCTCAGGTGCGACGGTCCTGCAGCAAGCTGGCACCTCACCGGCGAAGAGATCGACGCCGCGATGGCGACGATCACCGAAGACGTCGTCGCCCTTCCCGACGGCGGCGGGCCGTCACCGACGCTCCCCGAGAACTGGCGAACGGTCACCCGCCCGGACCGGCGAGTCTTCCAGCGGGCTGATCGTGACCACTACATCGTGCTCGGGGAAGGAACCGATGGCTGGCTGGCCGTCCTCTGCAGTCAGGGAGATCGCGCCTACCCAGCACCCCTGGCGAGCCGGACGGTATCGGATGATGCCGATGTCGAGCAGGCCATCCGTGCCCTCGTCGACGAGAGCAACGACCTAATCGAGCCATCGGAGGGGGAGTGCTGA
- a CDS encoding HNH endonuclease signature motif containing protein, producing MTDSEYPWRDESLLYDLYWEQELSTVEIADRLGCTQKTIWRWMEKFDIPRRDKHEAAPNRRRHPAVFTDRGYVICASNYRGTTDSVGIHRLVMIAEHGFDAVAGKQVHHKNGVGWDNRPENLELLSRAEHADRHDFGTEIRPSDDEWDRSGRERDERGRFK from the coding sequence ATGACCGATTCAGAATATCCGTGGCGAGATGAATCGCTACTCTACGACCTCTACTGGGAACAGGAGCTGAGTACAGTCGAGATCGCAGACAGGCTGGGATGTACACAAAAGACGATCTGGAGGTGGATGGAGAAATTCGACATCCCCCGTCGAGATAAACACGAGGCGGCACCCAATCGCCGGCGTCACCCCGCCGTGTTCACCGACCGTGGTTACGTCATTTGTGCCTCGAACTACCGCGGAACGACAGATTCCGTCGGGATTCACCGGCTTGTGATGATCGCAGAACACGGGTTCGACGCGGTCGCAGGCAAACAAGTTCATCATAAAAACGGCGTCGGGTGGGACAACAGGCCGGAAAACCTCGAACTCCTCAGTCGCGCCGAACACGCTGACCGGCACGACTTCGGTACCGAAATTCGGCCATCGGACGACGAATGGGACAGATCGGGGCGGGAGCGTGACGAGCGGGGACGATTCAAATGA
- a CDS encoding type II toxin-antitoxin system RelE family toxin, translated as MTEVEWTPKALDLLEGLDTEAQERLVKKLDEAKDWTSHRLEKLSGYPYYKLRAGDYRAIITWDRDEDVLIVEAVGHRRNIYDRHLPP; from the coding sequence ATGACTGAGGTCGAGTGGACACCGAAAGCACTCGACTTACTGGAGGGACTCGACACCGAAGCCCAAGAGCGACTGGTCAAGAAACTCGACGAGGCGAAAGACTGGACATCCCATCGCCTCGAAAAACTCAGCGGTTATCCATACTACAAGCTCCGCGCTGGCGACTACCGTGCGATCATCACGTGGGATCGAGACGAGGATGTCCTCATAGTCGAAGCAGTCGGCCATCGGCGGAATATCTACGACAGGCACCTCCCTCCTTAA
- a CDS encoding ribbon-helix-helix domain-containing protein has translation MSTDSDAGGEGEMEKINVRVPQSLLTQIDEVWEERGYANKSEFIRDALRDAVNPPTQLSEEALEHLAESRKQREQSETVSQDDVKDRLGIDD, from the coding sequence ATGAGCACCGACAGTGACGCCGGCGGTGAAGGCGAAATGGAGAAAATCAATGTCAGAGTGCCGCAGTCGCTTCTGACACAGATCGACGAGGTCTGGGAGGAACGGGGATACGCGAACAAGTCCGAATTTATTCGCGACGCACTCCGGGATGCCGTTAACCCCCCGACGCAGCTGTCTGAGGAAGCGCTCGAGCATCTGGCTGAGAGCCGCAAGCAGCGAGAGCAGAGCGAGACGGTATCACAGGACGACGTGAAGGACCGCCTGGGAATCGATGACTGA